The Osmerus eperlanus chromosome 7, fOsmEpe2.1, whole genome shotgun sequence genome includes a region encoding these proteins:
- the plekha8 gene encoding pleckstrin homology domain-containing family A member 8, whose translation MEGILHKWTNYISGWQPRWFVLKGGTLSYYDSQEDAWKGCKGSIKISVCEIQVHPSDLTRVDLTIPGEQYFYLRALNTAERQKWLVALGTAKACLTDNRTKREKELQESTEALKTKMSELRLYCDLLLQQVNKIKDSDEPRESAEADEDTGNMLKSTCTTFLKTLEECMQIANHSFTSELTTQNPPGSPPVAAVKPLKVKPVNQSNQILGGKLGDPSAILDSALEPDNQSLSSGADRPDELDGPDTVPESTQTHPTENCPVGEDCPVPEEIPETSPQITQNPSETEPSGDREELGEEVEEEEEEVKNKQQVDITQEKEKSHVLLQNQPEAVPDQAESKLEEQHSQGAVQQEEQQEEEIEQVETFFSTMSHRFSDIRLDDDCGIPTQDFLDSCYAIVPVLDKLGSTVFAPVKMDFVGNIKKIHQKLVSDPESFPTLQSIVLHEVQTGVAQVRNSATEALLWLRRGLSFLKEFLSEVNAGARDIQGALNSAYGKTLRRYHGWVVRGVFALALRAAPSHASFAAALVSRAGDELKDGFTLGMRRDLGVYLPAMEKQLSILDALYSEYSLESDEVV comes from the exons ATGGAGGGTATACTGCATAAATGGACAAATTACATAAGTG GCTGGCAGCCTCGATGGTTTGTGCTTAAGGGAGGGACCTTGTCTTACTACGATTCTCAAGAAGATGCTTGGAAAGGATGCAAGGGCAGCATTAAAATATCAGTCTGTGAAATACAAG TTCACCCCTCTGACTTGACCCGAGTTGACCTGACCATCCCTGGAGAACAGTACTTCTACCTCCGAGCCCTcaacacagcagagagacagaaatggctGGTTGCCCTGGGAACCGCAAAAGCCTGTCTTACAGACAACCgaaccaagagagagaaag agcTGCAGGAGAGCACAGAGGCTCTGAAAACCAAGATGTCAGAACTGCGTCTGTACTgtgacctcctcctccagcaagtCAACAAGATCAAGGACAGCGACGAGCCAAGGGAGTCAGCAGAG GCGGATGAGGACACGGGAAACATGTTGAAGTCTACGTGCACCACCTTCCTGAAGACCCTGGAAGAGTGCATGCAGATAGCTAACCACAGCTTCACCTCTGAGCTCACCACACAGAACCCCCCTGGGTCCCCCCCTGTGGCAGCCGTCAAACCGCTGAAG GTCAAACCTGTCAACCAATCCAATCAGATCCTTGGAGGAAA acTGGGTGACCCAAGTGCAATCTTGGACAGCGCTTTAGAACCGGACAACCAGAGTCTGAGCTCTGGAGCAGATAGACCAGATGAGCTGGATGGGCCTGACACAGTCCCAgagagcacacaaacacacccaacaG AGAACTGTCCAGTTGGTGAGGACTGCCCAGTCCCTGAGGAGATACCAGAAACCTCTCCCCAGATTACCCAGAACCCCTCTGAGACTGAACCTTCTGGAGACAGGGAAGagttgggggaggaggtggaggaagaagaagaggaagtgaaGAATAAACAGCAAGTGGACATTACCCAGGAGAAGGAAAAGAGCCATGTCCTGCTTCAGAACCAACCGGAAGCTGTCCCTGACCAGGCTGAGTCTAAGCTGGAGGAGCAACATTCCCAGGGTGCTgtgcagcaggaggagcagcaggaggaagagatagagcAGGTGGAAACCTTCTTCAGCACAATGAGCCACAG ATTTAGTGATATAAGACTGGACGACGACTGTGGTATCCCTACTCAAGATTTTTTGGATTCTTGCTATGCGATAGTGCCTGTGTTAG acaagCTGGGGTCCACAGTGTTTGCTCCGGTTAAAATGGATTTTGTAGGAAACATCAAG AAGATCCATCAGAAGCTGGTGTCAGACCCCGAGAGCTTCCCCACGCTGCAGAGCATCGTTCTGCACGAGGTCCAGACGGGCGTGGCCCAGGTCCGCAACTCGGCCACGGAGGCTCTGCTGTGGCTCCGACGAGGCCTCAGCTTCCTCAAGGAGTTCCTGTCCGAGGTCAACGCCGGGGCGCGCGACATCCAGGGGGCACTCA aCAGCGCCTATGGAAAGACGCTGCGCCGCTACCATGGATGGGTGGTCCGGGGCGTGTTTGCT CTGGCCCTGAGAGCCGCGCCGTCGCACGCCAGCTTCGCCGCCGCCCTGGTGTCCAGAGCGGGCGACGAGCTGAAGGACGGCTTCACGCTGGGCATGCGCCGAGACCTGGGGGTGTACCTGCCCGCCATGGAGAAGCAGCTGTCCATCCTGGACGCCCTGTACAGCGAGTACAGTCTGGAGTCAGACGAGGTTGtgtga
- the chn2 gene encoding LOW QUALITY PROTEIN: beta-chimaerin (The sequence of the model RefSeq protein was modified relative to this genomic sequence to represent the inferred CDS: substituted 1 base at 1 genomic stop codon) → MAASSNSSLSGSSVSSDPEDYQPPIWKSYLYQLQQETPRPKRITCPQEMESRPKYYGREFHGLVSREYADELLGGAEGAYLIRESQRQPGTYTLALRFGRQTLNYRLFYDGKHFVGEKRFESVHDLVTDGLITLYIETKAAEYIAKMTTNPIYEHLGYTSLLKDKMVSRLSRGRSEQRRVTFQRDDKISSPLLRRSALKECPERQCSYEKIHNFKVHTFRGPHWCEYCANFMWGLIAQGVRCSDCGLNVHKQCSKLVPSDCQPDLRRIKKVFSCDLTTLVKAHNTTRPMVVDMCIREIELRGMDTFVXGLYRVSGFSEHIEDVRLAFDRDGDKADISADTYADINIIAGVLKLYLRDLPIPVITFELYSKFVQAAKIPNPESRLEAIHEGLLLLPPAHHETLRFLMAHLKRVTMFEKDNFMNAENLGIVFGPTLMQPPEQSALTTLNDMRQQKLVVQLLIENEEVLF, encoded by the exons ATGGCAGCATCTAGTAATTCAAGTCTCTCAGGTTCATCAGTCTCGTCAG ATCCTGAGGACTACCAGCCGCCCATATGGAAGTCTTACT TGTATCAGCTCCAGCAGGAGACTCCCAGGCCCAAGAGGATCACATGTCCTCAAGAG ATGGAGAGCCGACCGAAATACTACGGCAGAGA GTTCCACGGCCTGGTCTCTAGGGAGTACGCAGACGAGCTcctggggggggcggagggggcttACCTCATCAGAGAGAGCCAGCGGCAGCCAGGGACGTACACCCTGGCCCTGAG GTTTGGCCGCCAGACCCTGAACTACAGACTCTTCTATGACGGGAAGCACTTTGTGGGGGAGAAGAGGTTCGAATCGGTGCATGACCTGGTGACCGACGGCCTCATCACCCTGTACATCGAGACCAAGGCGGCCGAGTACATCGCCAAGATGACCACCAACCCCATCTACGAACACCTGGGCTACACCTCGCTGCTCAAGGACAAGATGGTGAGCCGGCTGAGCCGAGGGCGGTCGGAGCAACGCAGGGTCACCTTCCAGAGGGATGACAAG atctcctcccctctgctgcgGAGGAGCGCCCTGAAGGAATGCCCAGAGAGGCAGTGCTCCTATGAGAAGATCCACAACTTCAAG GTTCACACATTTCGGGGGCCACACTGGTGCGAGTACTGTGCCAATTTCATGTGGGGTCTCATTGCCCAAGGCGTTCGTTGCTCAG ACTGCGGGCTGAACGTGCATAAGCAGTGCTCCAAGCTGGTGCCTAGTGACTGCCAGCCAGACCTGCGCAGGATAAAGAAGGTGTTCAGCTGTGACCTCACCACGCTGGTCAAGGCCCACAACACAACACGACCCATGGTGGTAGACATGTGCATCCGAGAGATTGAACTGAGAGGTATGGATACATTC GTCTGAGGATTGTACCGCGTGTCTGGTTTCTCAGAGCACATCGAGGATGTGAGGCTTGCCTTTGACCGAG ATGGTGATAAGGCAGACATCTCTGCGGATACGTACGCAGATATCAACATAATCGCTGGAGTTTTGAAGCTCTACCTTAGAGATCTCCCCATCCCGGTCATAACATTTGAGTTGTACTCCAAATTCGTCCAAGCAGCAA AAATCCCCAACCCTGAATCCAGACTAGAGGCTATCCATGAGGGCCTACtgctcctgcccccagcccacCATGAGACCCTGCGCTTCCTGATGGCTCATTTGAAGAG GGTCACAATGTTCGAGAAGGACAACTTCATGAATGCTGAGAACCTTGGTATCGTGTTTGGGCCGACGTTAATGCAGCCCCCTGAGCAGAGTGCCCTGACCACCCTGAACGACATGAGACAGCAGAAGTTGGTGGTGCAGCTCTTGATAGAGAACGAAGAGGTCTTGTTTTGA
- the cpvl gene encoding probable serine carboxypeptidase CPVL produces MLKETLRFLLLLTVLESTQSRGCSSFFCRKSHRVSEHKGADPGSPLFLTPYIEKGNIDEARKLSLVGPLPGANVKSYAGYLTVNKKYNSNLYFWFFPAQETPETAPVLLWLQGGPGGTSMFGLFVEHGPYMVHKNLTVGFRDYPWTSRYSVVYIDNPVGTGFSFTDDDRGFAQNQDDVGRDLYSALTQFFQIFPEYQSNEFYATGESYAGKYVPAIGYYIHKNNPSAKVKINFKGVAIGDGLCDPELMLGGYADFLYQTGMVDQLQREYVIQQTDNGVQFIQQQKWVEAFEVFDSLLNGDVQPYPSFFQNATGCTNYYNYMQCQEPEDQEYFSQFVTLPAVRRSIHVGNLTFHDGSLVEKHLLEDVMKSIKPWLGVLMDNYRVLIYSGQLDVIVAAPLTERFLPTVNWTGAEEYKRAPRFHWKIQPTDTEVAGYVRQVGEFYQVIIRGGGHILPYDQPERSFDMIDRFLSTQGWS; encoded by the exons ATGTTGAAGGAAACGCTGAGGTTTCTCCTGCTGCTGACTGTCCTGGAGTCGACGCAGTCAAGGGGATGCTCGAGTTTTTTCTGCCGAAAATCTCACCGTGTCAGCGAACACAAAGGAGCAGACCCTGGATCGCCGCTCTTTCTCACCCCATACATTGAAAAGGGAAACATCGACGAGG CCAGGAAGTTGAGTCTTGTGGGACCTCTGCCTGGAGCCAATGTCAAGAGTTATGCTGGATACCTCACCGTCAACAAGAAATACAACAGCAACCTCTACTTCTGGTTCTTCCCTGCAcag GAAACACCAGAAACGGCCCCAGTCCTTCTGTGGCTACAAGGAGGTCCAGGGGGCACCTCAATGTTTGGACTCTTTGTTGAACATGGACCTTACATGGTTCATAAGAACCTTACAG TGGGCTTCAGAGACTATCCTTGGACATCTAGATACTCGGTTGTGTACATTGACAATCCA GTAGGGACAGGCTTTAGCTTCACGGACGATGACAGAGGCTTTGCCCAGAACCAGGATGATGTCGGCAGAGATCTCTACAG cgCATTGACCCAGTTCTTCCAGATCTTTCCAGAGTATCAGTCCAATGAGTTCTATGCCACTGGAGAG TCCTATGCAGGAAAGTATGTTCCAGCCATTGGTTACTACATCCATAAGAACAATCCCTCAGCTAAGGTGAAGATCAACTTTAAAGGTGTGGCTATCGGAGATGGTCTGTGCGATCCTGAGCTG ATGCTGGGCGGCTATGCAGACTTCCTGTACCAGACAGGCATGGTGGACCAGCTGCAGAGGGAGTATGTCATCCAGCAGACAGACAACGGGGTGCAGTTCATCCAGCAGCAGAAATGGGTCGAAGCCTTTGAG GTCTTCGACAGCTTGCTGAATGGAGATGTGCAACCTTACCCCTCCTTCTTCCAGAATGCTACGGGCTGCACCAACTATTACAACTACATGCAGTGCCAG GAGCCAGAAGACCAGGAGTATTTCTCCCAGTTTGTGACGCTGCCCGCCGTGCGCCGTTCGATCCACGTGGGGAACTTGACGTTCCACGACGGCTCCCTGGTGGAGAAACATCTGCTGGAGGACGTCATGAAGAGCATCAAGCCCTGGCTGGGCGTGCTCATGGACAACTacagg GTGCTGATCTACAGCGGCCAGTTGGACGTGATCGTGGCGGCCCCCCTGACGGAGCGGTTCCTGCCCACGGTGAACTGGACCGGCGCCGAGGAGTACAAGAGGGCTCCGCGTTTCCACTGGAAGATCCAGCCCACCGACACGGAGGTAGCCGGCTACGTCCGTCAAGTGGGAGAGTTCTACCAG GTGATCATACGCGGGGGAGGACACATCCTGCCGTACGACCAACCGGAGAGGTCGTTCGACATGATTGACAGGTTCCTCTCGACGCAGGGCTGGTCCTGA